DNA sequence from the Antennarius striatus isolate MH-2024 chromosome 3, ASM4005453v1, whole genome shotgun sequence genome:
TTCAAACATTGTAATGATCTTTGTCCTCATAACGTCTCTTAGGTTAATAACCAATCTCCTGAGGATACgcagaagagaagaagatgaagctcAATGAACGCTGCATGATGCACTATGCCACTTGTGACTCACCGCCGGACAAGACAGGCTTCTTGTACAAAAAGGGGGAGCGCAACACAGCGTACCACCGGCGCTGGTTTGTCCTAAAGGGCAACATGCTCTTCTACTTTGAAGAGCGTGAGAGCCGAGAACCTATCGGCGTCATCGTGCTGGAAGGATGCACCGTGGAGCTGTGCGAGTCGACGGAAGAGTTTGCATTTGCTATCAAGTTTGACTGTGTCAAAGCACGGGTGTACAAGTTGGCTGCTGACAACCAAGCAGCTATGGAGTCATGGGTGAAGGCGTTGTCCAGGGCCAGCTTTGACTACATGAGGCTGGTGGTGAAGGAGCTGGAGAGGCAACTGGAGGAGATCCAGGATGCTGTGGGAGGTGGGTGTGTCGGGGCCGCAGCTGGAGGCCCGACTGCCAGGGTCAGATCATCCAGACGAAACCAGGTGGCACGATGCAGATCTGGagcatcctcatcttcatcatcatcatcttccttaTCATCACTATCCTCTTCAAATACCTCTCCCACGCCAGTCCCCTCTGTTCAGAAGGGCCTGCAGGATGAGGTACAACTCATCTCCGAGTATTCCAGGGAGAATAAAGTAGCATGGAATAAACCATCAGTAGCCTTGACTAACGGCTGTGTTG
Encoded proteins:
- the pheta1 gene encoding sesquipedalian-1 encodes the protein MKLNERCMMHYATCDSPPDKTGFLYKKGERNTAYHRRWFVLKGNMLFYFEERESREPIGVIVLEGCTVELCESTEEFAFAIKFDCVKARVYKLAADNQAAMESWVKALSRASFDYMRLVVKELERQLEEIQDAVGGGCVGAAAGGPTARVRSSRRNQVARCRSGASSSSSSSSSLSSLSSSNTSPTPVPSVQKGLQDEVQLISEYSRENKVAWNKPSVALTNGCVDAASSSAAWEACTNSGNSTVTRCNGERAPPVPRRRKGASLESPVSPGTSCFSKLHDWYGREVEELRVQWLQSQ